Proteins from a genomic interval of Diospyros lotus cultivar Yz01 chromosome 6, ASM1463336v1, whole genome shotgun sequence:
- the LOC127803187 gene encoding protease Do-like 9 isoform X1 — MHFIQDYERNGAYTGFPILGIEWQKMENPDLRMSMGMDSDQKGVLIKRIEPTASECQVLKPSDVILSFNGINIANDGTVPFRHGERISFSYLVSQKYTGDRALVEVLRNSKILEFNIKLGTHKRLIPAHIKGRPPSYYIVGGFVFTAVSLPYLRSEYGRDYEFDAPVKLLDKLLHAMAQSADEQLLVVSQAFFPLLSNVLAADINVGYEDIVNTQVLAFNGKPIKNLKTLARMVESCDEEFLTFELEYQQIAILRTKAAKEATLDILKTYCIPSTMSRISRGEADFTC, encoded by the exons GATTTCCAATACTGGGTATTGAGTGGCAGAAGATGGAAAATCCTGATCTGCGGATGTCAATGGGCATGGACTCTGACCAGAAAGGAGTTCTTATTAAAAGAATTGAACCTACAGCTTCAGAATGTCAAGTTCTGAAGCCATCTGATGTCATCCTTAGCTTTAATGGGATCAACATTGCTAATGATGGAACAG TTCCATTTAGGCATGGGGAGCGTATATCTTTCAGTTATCTTGTCTCTCAGAAATATACTGGGGATAGAGCTCTAGTTGAAGTTCTCCGAAATTCAAAGATACTTGAGTTCAACATTAAACTTGGAACTCATAAAAGGCTTATACCAGCACACATCAAGGGCAGACCACCTTCTTACTATATTGTTGGTGGGTTTGTATTTACAGCTGTTTCTCTTCCATATTTGCGTTCTGAG TATGGAAGAGATTATGAATTTGATGCTCCGGTCAAACTGTTGGATAAACTTCTACATGCAATGGCACAATCTGCTGATGAACAGCTGCTTGTTGTTTCTCAGGCGTTTTTTCCCCTCCTCTCTAAT GTGCTTGCAGCTGACATCAATGTTGGATACGAGGACATAGTGAATACTCAG GTTTTGGCATTCAATGGGAAGCCCATCAAGAATCTGAAAACCTTGGCTCGAATGGTGGAGAGCTGTGATGAAGAATTTTTGACATTTGAGCTGGAGTATCAACAG ATTGCAATCCTGCGGACTAAGGCCGCAAAAGAAGCAACTTTAGATATTCTCAAGACGTATTGTATTCCATCAACCATGTCGAGGATCTCAAGAGGTGAAGCAGATTTTACGTGTTAA
- the LOC127803183 gene encoding WAT1-related protein At3g28050-like isoform X2, whose amino-acid sequence MDREKYWYREVLPVTAMVTMECMNVGLNTLFKAATVRGMSHHVFVVYSYAVAALLLLPSPFFSSRSRTLPPVTLSVACKILLLGLIGSTSQVMGYTGINYSSPTLASAISNLVPAFTFILALMFRMEKLALRSSTSRAKIIGTVVSISGAFVVTLYKGPAIAPPGLPPSVSLRQPSLPPSKWVIGGLCLTTEYLLVPMWYIVQAQIMKEYPAELTVVFFYNLCVSILAAIVGVIAEPNTSAWRIRFDIALVSVLCSGIFGSFLNNAVHTWVLRVRGPVYVAMFKPLSIAIAVAMGVIFLGDTLYLGSMVGATIISVGFYTVMWGKAKEDMAEGCETGDVESSPSSDERIPLLRSRKN is encoded by the exons ATGGACAGAGAAAAGTACTGGTACAGGGAGGTGCTGCCGGTGACGGCGATGGTGACAATGGAGTGCATGAACGTCGGCCTGAACACGCTGTTCAAAGCGGCCACCGTTAGGGGCATGAGCCACCACGTCTTCGTCGTCTACTCCTACGCAGTCGCcgctctcctcctcctcccttcccccttcttctcctccag ATCAAGGACGCTGCCTCCGGTCACCTTGTCCGTCGCATGCAAAATCCTCCTTCTTGGGCTCATCGG GTCCACGTCGCAGGTGATGGGATACACGGGAATCAACTACAGCTCGCCCACGCTGGCTTCAGCCATAAGCAACCTCGTCCCCGCTTTCACTTTCATCCTTGCACTCATGTTCAG GATGGAGAAGCTAGCGCTCAGAAGCTCCACCAGTCGAGCTAAAATCATAGGCACCGTAGTATCAATTTCAGGCGCATTTGTAGTCACTCTTTACAAAGGTCCGGCGATCGCACCGCCGGGTCTGCCGCCCTCTGTTTCACTTCGTCAGCCCAGCTTGCCGCCGTCCAAATGGGTCATCGGCGGACTTTGCCTCACGACAGAGTATCTTCTCGTACCAATGTGGTACATTGTTCAG GCACAGATCATGAAAGAGTACCCAGCTGAACTGACGGTGGTCTTCTTCTACAACTTGTGCGTTAGCATCCTAGCAGCGATCGTCGGCGTCATCGCGGAGCCGAATACCAGCGCTTGGAGAATCAGATTTGATATAGCATTGGTCTCTGTATTATGCTCG GGCATATTCGGGTCGTTCTTGAACAATGCCGTGCACACATGGGTGCTGCGAGTCCGAGGGCCGGTCTATGTCGCCATGTTCAAGCCACTGTCCATCGCCATTGCAGTGGCCATGGGGGTCATCTTCCTGGGCGACACTCTGTATCTGGGAAG CATGGTTGGAGCAACGATAATATCTGTCGGGTTTTACACTGTAATGTGGGGGAAGGCGAAAGAAGACATGGCTGAGGGTTGTGAAACTGGCGACGTGGAATCGTCGCCCTCATCTGATGAAAGAATCCCTCTGCTGCGAAGCCGCAAAAACTGA
- the LOC127803187 gene encoding protease Do-like 9 isoform X2 encodes MHFIQDYERNGAYTGFPILGIEWQKMENPDLRMSMGMDSDQKGVLIKRIEPTASECQVLKPSDVILSFNGINIANDGTVPFRHGERISFSYLVSQKYTGDRALVEVLRNSKILEFNIKLGTHKRLIPAHIKGRPPSYYIVGGFVFTAVSLPYLRSEYGRDYEFDAPVKLLDKLLHAMAQSADEQLLVVSQVLAADINVGYEDIVNTQVLAFNGKPIKNLKTLARMVESCDEEFLTFELEYQQIAILRTKAAKEATLDILKTYCIPSTMSRISRGEADFTC; translated from the exons GATTTCCAATACTGGGTATTGAGTGGCAGAAGATGGAAAATCCTGATCTGCGGATGTCAATGGGCATGGACTCTGACCAGAAAGGAGTTCTTATTAAAAGAATTGAACCTACAGCTTCAGAATGTCAAGTTCTGAAGCCATCTGATGTCATCCTTAGCTTTAATGGGATCAACATTGCTAATGATGGAACAG TTCCATTTAGGCATGGGGAGCGTATATCTTTCAGTTATCTTGTCTCTCAGAAATATACTGGGGATAGAGCTCTAGTTGAAGTTCTCCGAAATTCAAAGATACTTGAGTTCAACATTAAACTTGGAACTCATAAAAGGCTTATACCAGCACACATCAAGGGCAGACCACCTTCTTACTATATTGTTGGTGGGTTTGTATTTACAGCTGTTTCTCTTCCATATTTGCGTTCTGAG TATGGAAGAGATTATGAATTTGATGCTCCGGTCAAACTGTTGGATAAACTTCTACATGCAATGGCACAATCTGCTGATGAACAGCTGCTTGTTGTTTCTCAG GTGCTTGCAGCTGACATCAATGTTGGATACGAGGACATAGTGAATACTCAG GTTTTGGCATTCAATGGGAAGCCCATCAAGAATCTGAAAACCTTGGCTCGAATGGTGGAGAGCTGTGATGAAGAATTTTTGACATTTGAGCTGGAGTATCAACAG ATTGCAATCCTGCGGACTAAGGCCGCAAAAGAAGCAACTTTAGATATTCTCAAGACGTATTGTATTCCATCAACCATGTCGAGGATCTCAAGAGGTGAAGCAGATTTTACGTGTTAA
- the LOC127803184 gene encoding WAT1-related protein At4g15540-like: MGLEAWPCVKEGLPFVLMLMMEFGDVCTTTLGKAAMSSGMSKWVFVVYYNALGTLILLLFFVLHRHRSKQPPITFSLLCRFCILALFGICFVQIGGYAAIDYSSPTLAAAMANLVPAFTFLLAVSFRMEKFELRKTSSQAKAFGAIVAISGAFIMIFYKGPSLLMAAASSNLPHLLSLSRQSKWIIGGFLLGFCGLVYSTWNILLTATVKDYPDKVTVIFFQCFFGTIQCAIFSIIAERNPSSWTLQPGLETTAVVFAAVFSTVFRSSVLTWCLDKKGPVYVAMFKPTQMVIAQFLGIIFLGDTLHLGSVMGGTIIAAGFYTVSWGKAKEEEMVGSACTLESSPENTPLLQDGAAQERQD, translated from the exons ATGGGGCTGGAAGCTTGGCCCTGCGTGAAGGAGGGTTTACCCTTCGTACTGATGTTGATGATGGAGTTTGGCGATGTGTGCACCACCACTCTAGGCAAGGCAGCAATGAGTTCTGGGATGAGCAAATGGGTGTTCGTTGTTTACTACAATGCTCTTGGCACCctaattcttcttctctttttcgtCCTTCACAGGCACAG GAGCAAGCAGCCTCCAATTACTTTCTCCCTTCTGTGCAGATTCTGCATCCTTGCTCTATTTGG gATTTGTTTTGTGCAGATCGGCGGATACGCGGCGATCGACTATAGCTCTCCGACCCTGGCAGCGGCCATGGCTAACCTTGTACCAGCTTTTACATTCTTGCTTGCCGTCTCTTTCAG GATGGAGAAATTCGAGTTGAGAAAAACAAGCAGCCAAGCAAAAGCCTTTGGAGCCATTGTAGCAATATCAGGAGCTTTTATAATGATCTTTTATAAAGGTCCATCACTTCTGATGGCCGCCGCATCTTCTAATTTACCTCATCTGCTTTCTCTGTCACGACAATCAAAATGGATCATTGGTGGGTTCTTGCTTGGATTCTGTGGCCTGGTGTACTCAACGTGGAACATTCTTCTG ACAGCAACGGTTAAAGACTACCCGGACAAGGTGACGGTAATCTTTTTTCAATGCTTCTTTGGCACAATCCAGTGTGCAATTTTCTCCATCATTGCTGAAAGAAATCCAAGTTCTTGGACACTGCAACCTGGCTTGGAGACGACTGCTGTTGTGTTTGCA GCAGTATTTTCAACTGTGTTCCGAAGCAGTGTTCTGACATGGTGCCTGGACAAGAAAGGTCCTGTTTATGTAGCCATGTTCAAGCCCACACAGATGGTTATTGCGCAGTTCCTGGGGATCATCTTCCTCGGCGACACACTTCATCTTGGCAG TGTTATGGGAGGAACCATAATTGCTGCTGGATTCTACACAGTGTCCTGGGGAAAAGCCAAAGAGGAGGAGATGGTTGGCAGTGCATGTACATTGGAATCGTCCCCTGAAAACACCCCTCTCCTCCAAGATGGTGCTGCACAAGAGAGACAGGACTAA
- the LOC127803183 gene encoding WAT1-related protein At3g28050-like isoform X1, with amino-acid sequence MDREKYWYREVLPVTAMVTMECMNVGLNTLFKAATVRGMSHHVFVVYSYAVAALLLLPSPFFSSRSRTLPPVTLSVACKILLLGLIGSTSQVMGYTGINYSSPTLASAISNLVPAFTFILALMFRMEKLALRSSTSRAKIIGTVVSISGAFVVTLYKGPAIAPPGLPPSVSLRQPSLPPSKWVIGGLCLTTEYLLVPMWYIVQAQIMKEYPAELTVVFFYNLCVSILAAIVGVIAEPNTSAWRIRFDIALVSVLCSVSRQRRKEPCRCGHNLIARLNVVDSVFAQGIFGSFLNNAVHTWVLRVRGPVYVAMFKPLSIAIAVAMGVIFLGDTLYLGSMVGATIISVGFYTVMWGKAKEDMAEGCETGDVESSPSSDERIPLLRSRKN; translated from the exons ATGGACAGAGAAAAGTACTGGTACAGGGAGGTGCTGCCGGTGACGGCGATGGTGACAATGGAGTGCATGAACGTCGGCCTGAACACGCTGTTCAAAGCGGCCACCGTTAGGGGCATGAGCCACCACGTCTTCGTCGTCTACTCCTACGCAGTCGCcgctctcctcctcctcccttcccccttcttctcctccag ATCAAGGACGCTGCCTCCGGTCACCTTGTCCGTCGCATGCAAAATCCTCCTTCTTGGGCTCATCGG GTCCACGTCGCAGGTGATGGGATACACGGGAATCAACTACAGCTCGCCCACGCTGGCTTCAGCCATAAGCAACCTCGTCCCCGCTTTCACTTTCATCCTTGCACTCATGTTCAG GATGGAGAAGCTAGCGCTCAGAAGCTCCACCAGTCGAGCTAAAATCATAGGCACCGTAGTATCAATTTCAGGCGCATTTGTAGTCACTCTTTACAAAGGTCCGGCGATCGCACCGCCGGGTCTGCCGCCCTCTGTTTCACTTCGTCAGCCCAGCTTGCCGCCGTCCAAATGGGTCATCGGCGGACTTTGCCTCACGACAGAGTATCTTCTCGTACCAATGTGGTACATTGTTCAG GCACAGATCATGAAAGAGTACCCAGCTGAACTGACGGTGGTCTTCTTCTACAACTTGTGCGTTAGCATCCTAGCAGCGATCGTCGGCGTCATCGCGGAGCCGAATACCAGCGCTTGGAGAATCAGATTTGATATAGCATTGGTCTCTGTATTATGCTCGGTCAGTagacaaagaaggaaagaaccTTGTCGCTGCGGTCATAACTTAATAGCTAGACTGAATGTGGTGGATTCTGTGTTTGCGCAGGGCATATTCGGGTCGTTCTTGAACAATGCCGTGCACACATGGGTGCTGCGAGTCCGAGGGCCGGTCTATGTCGCCATGTTCAAGCCACTGTCCATCGCCATTGCAGTGGCCATGGGGGTCATCTTCCTGGGCGACACTCTGTATCTGGGAAG CATGGTTGGAGCAACGATAATATCTGTCGGGTTTTACACTGTAATGTGGGGGAAGGCGAAAGAAGACATGGCTGAGGGTTGTGAAACTGGCGACGTGGAATCGTCGCCCTCATCTGATGAAAGAATCCCTCTGCTGCGAAGCCGCAAAAACTGA